A region from the Streptomyces lydicus genome encodes:
- the metG gene encoding methionine--tRNA ligase, translating to MARHLITSALPYINGIKHLGNMVGSMLPADVYARYMRQRGHEVLYICATDEHGTPAELAAKDAGQSVDAFCAEQHDKQKAIYDGFALDFDYFGRSSSRENVELTQHFARKLHENGFIEERAIRQVFSIADDRFLPDRYIVGTCPHCGYDKARGDQCENCTRVLDPTDLIDARSAISGSGELEVRETKHLFLLQSKLQHEVEGWLDGNGSKDWPTLASSIAHKWLTEGLQDRAITRDLDWGVPVPADVWPELAAEGKVFYVWFDAPIEYIGSTKEWADAVSDGSRDWKSWWYEADDVRYTEFMAKDNVPFHSVMFPATQLGTREPWKKVDFLKAFNWLNYYGGKFSTSQRRGIFTDAALELLPADYWRYFLIANAPESDDTSFTWELFSASVNKDLADTLGNFVNRVLSFSRKRFGDEVPAGAEAGPAEQKLGEEIAGLLSEYEGHMEALQFRKAAASLRALWSAGNSYLEEKAPWLEIKTDKDAAALTLRTAMNLIHLYAIVSEPFIPSSAKAMRGAFALENDTAVWVSPEEAKALASVPAGTPFTVPPVLFAKITEEDLESYRERFGGAEQ from the coding sequence CGCGGGCACGAGGTGCTCTACATCTGCGCGACGGACGAGCACGGGACCCCCGCCGAGCTGGCGGCCAAGGACGCGGGGCAGTCGGTCGACGCCTTCTGCGCCGAGCAGCACGACAAGCAGAAGGCGATCTACGACGGCTTCGCCCTCGACTTCGACTACTTCGGCCGGAGCTCGTCGCGGGAGAACGTGGAGCTGACGCAGCACTTCGCGCGCAAGCTCCACGAGAACGGCTTCATCGAGGAGCGGGCGATCCGCCAGGTCTTCTCGATCGCCGACGACCGCTTCCTGCCCGACCGCTACATCGTCGGTACGTGTCCGCACTGCGGCTACGACAAGGCGCGCGGCGACCAGTGCGAGAACTGCACCCGGGTGCTCGACCCGACCGATCTGATCGACGCCCGGTCGGCGATCAGCGGCAGCGGTGAGCTGGAGGTGCGCGAGACCAAGCACCTCTTCCTGCTCCAGTCGAAGCTGCAGCACGAGGTCGAGGGCTGGCTGGACGGCAACGGCAGCAAGGACTGGCCGACGCTGGCCTCGTCCATCGCGCACAAGTGGCTGACCGAAGGCCTCCAGGACCGGGCGATCACCCGTGACCTGGACTGGGGCGTTCCGGTGCCGGCCGATGTGTGGCCGGAGCTGGCGGCCGAGGGCAAGGTCTTCTACGTCTGGTTCGACGCCCCGATCGAGTACATCGGGTCGACCAAGGAGTGGGCGGACGCCGTCTCCGACGGCAGCCGCGACTGGAAGTCGTGGTGGTACGAGGCCGATGACGTCCGGTACACGGAGTTCATGGCCAAGGACAATGTGCCGTTCCACTCCGTGATGTTCCCCGCGACGCAGCTGGGCACCCGTGAGCCGTGGAAGAAGGTCGACTTCCTCAAGGCCTTCAACTGGCTCAACTACTACGGCGGGAAGTTCTCCACCTCCCAGCGGCGCGGCATCTTCACGGACGCGGCGCTGGAGCTGCTGCCCGCCGACTACTGGCGCTACTTCCTGATCGCCAACGCCCCGGAGTCCGACGACACCTCCTTCACCTGGGAGCTGTTCTCGGCGTCGGTCAACAAGGACCTGGCGGACACCCTCGGCAACTTCGTCAACCGGGTGCTGTCGTTCTCCCGCAAGCGGTTCGGTGACGAGGTGCCCGCGGGCGCCGAGGCCGGGCCCGCGGAGCAGAAGCTCGGTGAGGAGATCGCCGGACTGCTGTCGGAGTATGAGGGCCACATGGAGGCCCTGCAGTTCCGCAAGGCCGCGGCCTCGCTGCGCGCCCTGTGGAGCGCGGGCAACTCCTACCTGGAGGAGAAGGCCCCGTGGCTGGAGATCAAGACCGACAAGGACGCGGCGGCACTGACGCTGCGTACGGCGATGAACCTCATCCACCTCTACGCGATCGTCTCCGAGCCGTTCATCCCGTCGTCGGCCAAGGCGATGCGGGGGGCCTTCGCGCTGGAGAACGACACCGCGGTGTGGGTCTCCCCGGAGGAGGCGAAGGCGCTGGCCTCGGTGCCCGCCGGGACGCCCTTCACGGTGCCGCCGGTGCTCTTCGCGAAGATCACCGAGGAGGACCTGGAGTCCTACCGCGAGCGCTTCGGCGGCGCGGAGCAGTAG